The Mucilaginibacter rubeus genomic interval TTATCGTTTTTTAGTACGGCGTATAAAGAGGGGGAGATCATTAAATTAGGATATGCTTATGAGCAGGCATCTAAAAAGCGGGTTGCCCCGTTGTTTAAGCCCGATCTGTTTGCTTAATTTTGCGTTATGGAAGCAACGCTTACCGTTCCGAAGAAAATACTGGCCCGGCAGCATGAAATTACTGCCGACTATCTAAAGGCTGTTGACAAACATCTTGACGATGTGCTGAACAAGCGCGTATTGGATATGTACGAGATCCGTGATTTTGCCGATGAAATGCATATCCATCCTACACATTTAAGCAATACCATCAAACTTACTACCGGCAAGCATCCCTGTTTCTTTTTCGAGGAAAAGATCATGGAAATTGCCAAAGCCATGCTACAGGAAAATCAGGTAAGCGTAGCCGAAATAGCAGGCAGGCTTACCTTCGATCCGTCAAATTTTACTAAATTCTTTAAACGTTTTGAAGGGGTAACCCCCAAGCAATACCGCGAGCAATGGCTGATTGCTAAGCTTGAACCGTAAACATGGGATGTGAAAACGTAAATCTAATTCTCTAACACAGCCCTTCTGCAATATTTGCTCCGGTAATCCTGCGGGGTTAAGCCTGTTATCCTTTTAAATATCTTTCTGAATGTCTTCAGATCATTATAGCCCACTTTATACATCAATTCGCTGATATTGTGGTTGGTTTTCTCCAGTCCTTTTTTTACCGATTCGATCTTTACCTTTTGCAGGTATTCCATAGGGGTGTTTTGGGTAGCGCTTTTAAAACGGCGGATAAAATTGCGCTTGCTCATATTGGTTTGCCCGGCAATTTCCTCTACCGAAATAGGCAGATGGTAATTGTTTTCAATAAATAATTGCGAGCGCATAATTTCCTGGTCTTCATGCTGATGCTGCCCTTCAAATACCTTGAAATGTGCCTGGCTGGTACGGTCAATGTCCAGCGAAAACATTTTACTGGCCCAGATGCCGGTATCCCGGCCGCAATATTTTTCAATTAGGTATAGTACCAGGTTCATGCTTGAAAAAGCCCCGCCGCTGGTGTAGGTACCATCTTTATCTGTGGTTACCATATCGGGTAAAATATCCACCTGCGGGTAACGGCGTTTCATATCATCAACAGCAACCCAGTGGGTGGTGCAGGGTTTGCCGTTAAGTACCCCGGCTTCGGCCAAAAAATAGCTGCCAAAACACAGGCTGGCTACTTCGGCACCCTTGTCATACATGTTTTTGATAAAATCTATCAGGTTTTTGTTTTTACGCATGACCAAATCAGGCGGACCGTAAAATGCCGGGGCAATAACCAGGTCGATATTATCGATCTCGTCAATGGTTTTGAAACCGGTAAACTGTGCAGGGAAGTAAAGCAGGTTATTGTTTATTTTTTCGCCTACAAGCATCACGCTGAAAGCTTCGGTTTTGCCGCTTTCTACCAAAAAACGGTTGGTATGTCTCACCATATCCAATACCCCGGAAATGGTTGAAAGATTGATGTCTTCGTGAATAAGCAGCGCTATTTCTCTCATTTGTTATAATTCAGGTTATTACAAATATATAAAAGCGCCCGACACAAAAACATGCGATAAGCTTTAAAAAACACCCATGAACTATAAAATACTATCGCTTAATAGGTTTAAAATTAAGCGTTTAAACATTAACTCAAGATGTCGGCTATTTCTTCAAAGCCTTTTTCACGGGCCAGATCGGCAGGGAGTTTACCGCCTTCCATGCGGGTGAAAACTTCGGCACCGCTTTCCAGTAACAGGATAATGAGCTCGAGGTTACCGTTTTGCG includes:
- a CDS encoding GlxA family transcriptional regulator, giving the protein MREIALLIHEDINLSTISGVLDMVRHTNRFLVESGKTEAFSVMLVGEKINNNLLYFPAQFTGFKTIDEIDNIDLVIAPAFYGPPDLVMRKNKNLIDFIKNMYDKGAEVASLCFGSYFLAEAGVLNGKPCTTHWVAVDDMKRRYPQVDILPDMVTTDKDGTYTSGGAFSSMNLVLYLIEKYCGRDTGIWASKMFSLDIDRTSQAHFKVFEGQHQHEDQEIMRSQLFIENNYHLPISVEEIAGQTNMSKRNFIRRFKSATQNTPMEYLQKVKIESVKKGLEKTNHNISELMYKVGYNDLKTFRKIFKRITGLTPQDYRSKYCRRAVLEN
- a CDS encoding helix-turn-helix domain-containing protein → MEATLTVPKKILARQHEITADYLKAVDKHLDDVLNKRVLDMYEIRDFADEMHIHPTHLSNTIKLTTGKHPCFFFEEKIMEIAKAMLQENQVSVAEIAGRLTFDPSNFTKFFKRFEGVTPKQYREQWLIAKLEP